The nucleotide window GGCTCGGCCCTGAACTAAACCTATCTCGATCATCGACTGCATATTATCCGAGTATGAGGCGACCCTGTTTAATTAAAGGCCCATGTtaccttgttcttggcttggGCTCACAAAGCAGTCAAAGCAAATGAGCTCATCCACCACGACCAGTACTGGTCCTTCAGGCCCTGCACCGGGTCCTCTTTACCTGCGAACTGCCCATCATCCGTCATTTTTGGGACTTCGCTTTCTCTGTCGCCACCATGCTCACCATTTCAATCCTCACTTCAATTCTCTCGATATTCGCCAGTCATGTCTTGTGCAGCACCAAATTCCTGCGTCCCCCAGAATTCAACCCCTTTGTCGATCTTCAGGCTGGGTTTGAACAAAATAGAAAGTACGAAGTTGGAGATATAATACAGCTCCTCTGGGAGACTGATCTGAAAAATGTTGCGCTGTACTTGGTCCAAGAGATAGGATCAATCAGCCATAACGTAACATTGGACTGTAGGATATTCCCAGAATCTTGTACTCGTATTCTCCATGCTGACCTGGGCACCTAGCATCTCGTATTGAGTGGAAGGCTGAGTGGGACGTAGTCGGATTAGTGAAGAGAAACGAAGACTCTGTGTATTACTTTGCCTTGGGCGACCCTGACGATCTTACGGCGCTCATTGCTTTGACGCAATACTTCAATGTCACCGCTCCGGAACTCGAAACCTCTACCACGCTGCAGGCCTCTACTACGACTCACAGCACAACCTCTCAAAGTCTTGGAGTGCAGTCTACGCAACTCATCCCTATATCTACGGTTACAGATCAATCCTCGAACGAAGAAGCAAATTCAGATGCTGGGTCTGACTCTGGAATTTCAAAGGGCGAGATTACAGGAGCAGCTGTTGGCGGAACCATTGGCGGTCTTATACTTCTTGGTGCTGTTGGATGGTTGATCTGGAGAAGATCAGCacgaaagaaaaaagacaCGGACGTCTCAGTGGTTTCTCAAAGTCAGCACCAGCAATTTCACTCTTCCGAGACAAAGGCTGAGCTACCTGGTGACCCGGCGGTGGAGGTCTATCCTTCAGGGTATGCTAGAAGTCCTCCTGGATTGCATGAAGCACCTTGATGGGAAGGGATTGAAGCAGAAACATTGAGACTTGTGACTGAGAGCTTAaatcagcacagagaacttagcAGAAACATTGAGCTGACGAATTAAAGGGGAGGTTTGCTCATATACCGATAATTTATGAATATTATAGAGTTAGATTCCCATTGAAGTTAGTTCACGCTATACCTCGTACTCGCTAAATAACCCCATGACATTTGGAGGGAAACGTCGTCAAGACCATTCAAAGGACCAACTAACTCTAGTTAGAACCTCGGATAACTCGGTCGTTCTCTCAGTCATAAACGACTGCGCCCTTCCGATGTCATCGGCTGCATTAGTAATCCAATCGAGGTCTGACTCACATTAAAGTCTTTCAAAtgcctcgtcttcctcagTAAACGCATAAGCCATACACTTCCTGGAGGCCATCGATACTATGTGGCTATACACATCTGTCTTGTTGAGAAAGGAAGATATCAACCTTGATGGGCAAGATTGCGACTAGTACAGTCAATGTGTGGGGTGATGATTCATTAGACGATAAGATTCTAGTAATTGACTTATGACATGCTTTGAATTGTGTATATGTGTTTATATATGGCGTTTTACTTTCTCAGATTTCCAAAGTCTAACCTGATATCGTCAGAACACCCCTCATGCCGCCAGACCTTTGGCAATCTTACTGAGCCTCTGACCTATTAGTGGCGGCATTGTTGTTGGGGCATGCGAGTCCTGGCTTATGTTGAACTGGCGTTTGACAATGGCCCTCAACGAACGGGGTTAACCATCGCCTTCAAAAAAGACATGAATCCCTTTCGTCGATACCCTGGGCTCTTTTGAACCACTCAAAGTCAGCAGATGTGGACGGGCAACACACGAACCCTTCGCCTTTTGTTTCCAACCTCTAAAAGGGCACCATGCAAATACATTTGGTATTCGTCTCGATAGTTGCTACGTTCGTCAGTCTCGCAGCTTGTGAGTCGAAATTTATTCGGCCCCCACAATGGGACCCAAACTATAATGGCAACCGAGACTTGGGCAAGAACATACGCTAcagcgatggcgaggatATCCCGATCATCTTTGATTCAGACGACCCCAATGTCGAACTGTATGTTTGGCAGATGAATCCTGCAAGCAAGAAAGGAGGACAACATACTCTGCTAAACAGTAAGACGAATTCGCTCCTGGATCTTTCCGAAAGCATACTGACCTAGGTTTGCAGGAGATAGCCTATCGCGTTCCAGGAGCTGGAAGGCCGAATATGACATGGGCCGCTATTTGAGACATGGCGAAGACTCTGTTTATTGGTTTGGGATCTATAAATCTGGTGATCAGCAGACACCACTGGCAGAGTCTCAATACATCAATGTCACCATTCCGGATTCTGCTCAGCACCATAAAGTCACAGTTTCGGAAACCATAACCGCTGTACAAGAGACAGCCACCTTACAGCTACCACCACAATCCACCACTCAGTCCACCACTCAatcctcagcagcaaccGAGACGCCCTCCAGCCAAGAAAGTAAAGCGAATAATGGGTCTGGGTTGACGACTACTGAAATAGTGGGTATCGCCGTCGGTGCATCACTTGGCGGCGTCCTGATTCTCGGGGGCATCTGTTGGTTGGGCTGTAGGATATCAGCAAGGCGTGAAACTCCATATGGACACGGCGCGCAGAACCATCAGCCATACCAGTGGGAACTCAAAGACATGTACATTTCTGCCCCTCCAAGAAGGATAGGTGGATTCCTCGAAGCGCCGCGATATTAAAAAGCTGGTGCTTGCTGCGAGAGTTTAGTATTCCAAAGTCAAGTTCTAGGTTAAGGCGACGCTACCTCAGTGCTTTTTCTAACCAGGAATAAAATCGCTCACGATCATACTGTACTCGGTGTATACGCGCCGATGTTGTTGATTTGTGCTCGGTTGAATTAGTAATCGTATTATGACCGCAGCTCCCTCTGACTCACTCACCTAAATGGCTCAGTACTAAAAGGATCGCCTATTCCTCTAATTGCCAAGCATTCATAACCTGAATATCATGAACTCAAAGCAAAGACCAAAATGAGTCTCCAATTCACCACTCTCGATGTTTTCACCACCAGCGCCTTTGAAGGCAACCCTTTGGCAGTGGTGACGATACCCCCACCAAGCCAACAGGCTCCCCTCACCCAATCTCAAAAGCAACGTATCGCTCGCGAGTTCAACCTCTCCGAGACTGTTTTTATTCATGATGTTGAAAACCGTGCAGAAACAGACGAGAGGAAGATTGATATCTTTACTCCACAGTTCGAATTGCCATTTGCGGGGCATCCGACTATCGGCACAGCTGTTTTTCTTCAGCCCCAGGGCGTAAAGACAATGATTGCAAAGGCGGGCAGGATTAATCTTGAGTTCGAAAACGGCTCTCCGCGTGCTTTAATTCCCCACGATGTTAAGCTTCACAAGGAACGTGTGCCAAAGCATGAAATTGAAGCTGGTTGGGATGGTAAACTCGCCGAAGTCGCTGCCGCTGACGAGGGCGCACCGCTGTTTAGCATCGTCAACGGGATGACTTTTGCGCTCGTAAATCTCCCATCTCTGGAGTTACTCGGCGCTGCCAAGGTCGGGGCTATGGGTTACATCGACGGCGACTTGCAGGACGACGGTTGGAAACACGATTTTGACTCAAGGCGCTACTACTATACGCTGCTTGACGGCGAGATATCACCTGACGGAAAGCATGTGCAGAATCTTCGCACGAGACTTGTTAAGCGTAATATGGAAGACCCAGCAACTGGAAGTGCTGCGTGCGCGTTGTCGTGTTATTTGGCGTTGCATAAACTATCTGCGAACTCGATCAGGTTCAATATTACGCAGGGTGTTGAGATGGGGCGGGAGAGTCTTATCGTAGTAGATGCTGAGGTCGAGACGGATGGAGCTGGAGagagaaaagtcaagacTGTTCATCTTAGTGGAAAGGCGGTTGAGGTCATGAAGGGGACTGTTAGAGTACCTCAGTGAGGGCATTGATGCGGGCGCAGTAGCTATGACAGCGACCATCTTGTACGCACTTTAATAGCTACTTACCGAAGTATCTGTGTATCAATTTTGTTCCGTATCTCATAGCCAAGATACCTGATACTGAACCTTTGGCCTCATTGACCGATATTGCTTGTGCAAACTGCGAACGTGTGTAGAGGATGCTGCCTTCTGGCGATTGATGCATCTCAGGGTTGTCAACCACCATTTGTGCATGGCTGATAGCCGGGAGTTACCCATAGCAATGTGTCTACTTGGAAACAATCGTACATACACTGCTTGAAAGTTAAGTCACCAAAAACAGTTCCGCCAGATCTTGGGATTCTTCGCTGCAGGAAGATGCATTACGTCCCTTGATTGATGACATGATGGATCAAACGATGCAGAAACTCCATGTCCTCGTTGCATAGCCACTAGATACAAGATTGTCGCTAGGGAGCCTGATTTCCTGCTTAAATCGATCAATCCAAACAGGAATAGTCGTGGATCCGCAATTGAGCAAACAGTGAGGTCGCAAATGTAATGTAGGTATCCGCCATGGCAGTGCCAGTCAATGCTTGCAGCAAACACCCTGTGAATGTTCATCAAACCCCAGGCTCCAACCAAAGCTAAGGctttcatctcttcttcgctTCCactttcctcctcttttctcttccttttcctCGCCAGTCACCAAAGATGACATCAGACATCATGGCGTCGGCCTCACTGCCCTGCGCAAACTGCAGCCCAGACGGCACCAGTTGTCGGAACACTGGCAGATCCAGCTGCGCCAACTGCCGTCTTGTCGTTGTAATTATCCTGCCTCCGATGCTGTTCCGACTCCTATGCATTATGCTCACGTCTTGTAGTACTGCAGCTCCGAATGCCAGAAAGCCCACTGGCCCATCCATAAACTCGACTGCAAATCACCATATAACAAGAAGACATGGGAGCCTGAGTGGTTTGTGGAGGGTCGAACACCTACTTTCATGAGTGATGAGGCCCCTACCCCTTTTGGTGGTATGAAGTACTTGTTTGGAAACGTTCCAACGCTAGATGTTCTTCGCCTCGGTGCGAATGAAGGAGAAGCGTATGGAAGCCAGCTGCGCTTGTTGTTCGCCGGTGTGCAATTCCCTTACCCTGATGGCTCAGCGAGCTCAAACTAACGACATGTTTCCACTCAAGCTTCTGGCGACTTGCGGAACGTCGTCCAAACTATTGCACAACTTCCTCCGAGCTACGAGCAGCCCATCGACATTATCGTGAACGATCGTGAATTCGACGTCGTTGCCCGCAACGCtatcattcttcttctcgcaCTCACCGCAGACGATCGAGACGAAGCTGTCGATTGCATCCTCCACATTTGGTATTCGGCTTCCATCTGCAAGTCCCACGTCGACATATTCAAGCAGCGCATTCGACCTCTTATCCAGAACGTTTGCCACAAGGTCAAGGATAAACCTGCCAGAAGGATCTTAGGAAAGACTTGGACTTTCGAGAAACGATCTGTCAGACTCGTCCTGGAGAAAGAGGCGTGGGATAAACTGCTGTCATTTATGGATGTTCCTGATGGCTTGACTATCGACAACGCAAATGAGGTTCGCAAGGCTGTTACACTTGCTCGGTCCCGCGTCGATCGCCGCGACCGCGACTATCTCTTTCtatctccttctcatcgggTTGCGAGACAGCGA belongs to Fusarium oxysporum Fo47 chromosome V, complete sequence and includes:
- a CDS encoding uncharacterized protein (domain of unknown function-domain containing protein) codes for the protein MASASLPCANCSPDGTSCRNTGRSSCANCRLVVYCSSECQKAHWPIHKLDCKSPYNKKTWEPEWFVEGRTPTFMSDEAPTPFGGMKYLFGNVPTLDVLRLGANEGEAYGSQLRLLFAASGDLRNVVQTIAQLPPSYEQPIDIIVNDREFDVVARNAIILLLALTADDRDEAVDCILHIWYSASICKSHVDIFKQRIRPLIQNVCHKVKDKPARRILGKTWTFEKRSVRLVLEKEAWDKLLSFMDVPDGLTIDNANEVRKAVTLARSRVDRRDRDYLFLSPSHRVARQRFRQDGLLLPFGAQRSEHCEPNPTFFQSVDSWPMSDSADPLMGWSLHEVDKTPIGLATSDIYGKLFYYVRSTLEKFMVRMSKSAIAFQLLQVHAETLPNHLDGSFDRIDVSNISDWRYLGVHRTVALMAPLLRAPSINPHATLITLFMNMVEEYSTNEDKVKSVKTSSERVFKYLPPQRPIRGGNDPFITMVAYAHGHVQKYDHILKRFVEKARLTFMPFMAEAAMKDKHTIIDKWPYRLKLAPGQEGSSEEFYRLMTSGLSSRELYLEWKRIQT